A portion of the Pectobacterium brasiliense genome contains these proteins:
- the ompW gene encoding outer membrane protein OmpW has product MKKTSFLLLAAALMPALAQAHQAGDFIVRAGSATVRPAESSDNVLGLGEFQVSNNTQLGLTFSYMVTDNIGVELLAATPFKHKVGTPGTGTIAEVKHLPPSLVAQYYFGDTQDKLRPYLGVGLNYTMFFDEKFNDTGTSAGLSDLSLKNSWGLAAQAGLDYNLDKNWLLNMSVWWMDIDTDVKFKAGNDQQSIHTKLDPWAFMFGVGYRF; this is encoded by the coding sequence ATGAAAAAGACATCTTTCTTATTGTTGGCAGCGGCGCTCATGCCTGCATTGGCACAGGCTCATCAAGCGGGTGATTTCATTGTTCGGGCAGGTTCAGCAACCGTACGCCCTGCTGAAAGTTCGGATAACGTACTGGGTTTAGGTGAGTTTCAGGTTAGTAACAATACGCAACTGGGGCTGACTTTTAGCTACATGGTGACGGACAATATTGGGGTTGAATTACTTGCCGCCACGCCGTTCAAACATAAAGTCGGAACACCGGGAACGGGGACTATTGCGGAGGTTAAACACCTGCCGCCTTCACTGGTTGCGCAGTACTATTTTGGTGATACTCAAGATAAATTACGTCCTTACTTGGGCGTTGGTTTGAATTACACGATGTTCTTCGATGAGAAATTTAATGATACGGGGACAAGTGCGGGTCTGAGCGATCTGAGCCTGAAGAATTCCTGGGGCCTTGCTGCACAGGCTGGGTTGGATTACAACCTGGATAAAAACTGGCTACTTAATATGTCTGTATGGTGGATGGATATTGATACCGATGTGAAGTTTAAAGCCGGTAACGATCAGCAAAGCATCCATACCAAACTTGATCCCTGGGCCTTTATGTTTGGTGTAGGTTATCGCTTCTGA